The following proteins are co-located in the Engraulis encrasicolus isolate BLACKSEA-1 chromosome 2, IST_EnEncr_1.0, whole genome shotgun sequence genome:
- the LOC134460569 gene encoding putative ATP-dependent DNA helicase Q1 isoform X2, with product MECLNWIVRAVKEKGPTMAPIIIYCRTLPMCGKVFCHLQYELGEDSWVDRDPEHTAENRLIGMFHSQTLPHHKITVLESLRGNGSCRVVVASTALGMGLNFPNISHVVMYGSPEDVEAIVQEVGRAGRDGSPAHAIIYKLKQEARVNEGVKTLLKKGITSCLRKALFSHFEQNTECVLPGHLCCSYCHSVCSCSSPSCDVAIPDYELPQQYTHAVVKSREVTEDQRLTIRDTLYRYKLSLVQNMPLYTNSSDCTGFSNELIDCVLERCTDIFDLPFIMDNLPVFSKRHGQEILSIIFNVFGDFEYTEVDLPVEETMVPDQDYTGYFDSDSDANALSQWSSLESGVSQLSTD from the coding sequence ATGGAGTGTCTGAACTGGATTGTGAGGGCGGTTAAAGAGAAGGGTCCAACAATGGCACCAATAATCATCTACTGCCGTACATTGCCTATGTGCGGGAAGGTGTTCTGTCACCTACAGTATGAACTTGGTGAGGACAGCTGGGTGGATCGGGATCCAGAACACACGGCAGAAAACCGACTCATTGGCATGTTTCACAGCCAAACACTTCCCCATCACAAGATCACAGTACTGGAATCATTACGTGGCAATGGTTCATGCAGAGTGGTTGTAGCCTCCACAGCTCTGGGAATGGGACTGAACTTTCCTAACATATCACATGTTGTGATGTATGGCTCACCTGAGGATGTGGAGGCCATTGTACAAGAGGTTGGCAGGGCCGGGCGAGATGGGTCTCCAGCACATGCCATAATTTACAAATTGAAGCAGGAAGCAAGAGTGAATGAGGGCGTTAAGACACTGTTGAAGAAGGGCATCACTAGTTGCCTTAGGAAGGCCTTATTCTCACACTTCGAACAAAACACTGAGTGTGTTCTGCCGGGCCATTTGTGCTGCTCATACTGCCACTCTGTTTGCTCTTGCAGCTCTCCCAGTTGTGACGTGGCAATACCCGATTACGAACTGCCTCAACAGTACACTCATGCCGTTGTCAAAAGCAGAGAAGTTACAGAGGATCAAAGACTGACGATTAGAGATACTCTGTACAGGTACAAGCTCAGCTTAGTCCAGAACATGCCTCTGTACACTAACAGCAGCGACTGCACTGGTTTTAGTAACGAGCTGATAGACTGTGTTCTTGAGCGCTGCACAGATATATTTGATCTCCCATTCATAATGGACAACCTACCGGTGTTCAGTAAAAGGCACGGACAGGAAATTCTCAGCATTATTTTTAATGTCTTTGGGGATTTTGAATACACTGAAGTTGATCTGCCTGTGGAGGAAACTATGGTGCCAGACCAAGACTACACAGGTTActttgactctgactctgatGCAAACGCCTTGTCCCAATGGAGCAGTCTAGAATCCGGGGTGTCACAGTTGAGTACAGACTGA
- the LOC134460569 gene encoding putative ATP-dependent DNA helicase Q1 isoform X1 → MSHWLCFYFICSRGKAARGEKAFRESFARLAELRSIVKPGTPILALTATADLDSQAVVKRQLHLENATEVIISPNRKNIRLGLSTVSSDSMECLNWIVRAVKEKGPTMAPIIIYCRTLPMCGKVFCHLQYELGEDSWVDRDPEHTAENRLIGMFHSQTLPHHKITVLESLRGNGSCRVVVASTALGMGLNFPNISHVVMYGSPEDVEAIVQEVGRAGRDGSPAHAIIYKLKQEARVNEGVKTLLKKGITSCLRKALFSHFEQNTECVLPGHLCCSYCHSVCSCSSPSCDVAIPDYELPQQYTHAVVKSREVTEDQRLTIRDTLYRYKLSLVQNMPLYTNSSDCTGFSNELIDCVLERCTDIFDLPFIMDNLPVFSKRHGQEILSIIFNVFGDFEYTEVDLPVEETMVPDQDYTGYFDSDSDANALSQWSSLESGVSQLSTD, encoded by the exons atgtcacattggttgtgtttttattttatttgttccaGGGGAAAGGCTGCTAGAGGAGAGAAGGCTTTCAGAGAGAGTTTTGCCAGACTGGCCGAGCTACGGTCCATTGTAAAACCAG GTACACCTATTCTGGCCTTGACAGCAACGGCAGACCTGGACTCGCAAGCTGTTGTCAAAAGGCAGTTACATTTGGAGAATGCCACTGAAGTAATCATAAGCCCAAACAGAAAAAACATAAGGCTTGGACTGTCTACAGTGTCTTCAGATAGCATGGAGTGTCTGAACTGGATTGTGAGGGCGGTTAAAGAGAAGGGTCCAACAATGGCACCAATAATCATCTACTGCCGTACATTGCCTATGTGCGGGAAGGTGTTCTGTCACCTACAGTATGAACTTGGTGAGGACAGCTGGGTGGATCGGGATCCAGAACACACGGCAGAAAACCGACTCATTGGCATGTTTCACAGCCAAACACTTCCCCATCACAAGATCACAGTACTGGAATCATTACGTGGCAATGGTTCATGCAGAGTGGTTGTAGCCTCCACAGCTCTGGGAATGGGACTGAACTTTCCTAACATATCACATGTTGTGATGTATGGCTCACCTGAGGATGTGGAGGCCATTGTACAAGAGGTTGGCAGGGCCGGGCGAGATGGGTCTCCAGCACATGCCATAATTTACAAATTGAAGCAGGAAGCAAGAGTGAATGAGGGCGTTAAGACACTGTTGAAGAAGGGCATCACTAGTTGCCTTAGGAAGGCCTTATTCTCACACTTCGAACAAAACACTGAGTGTGTTCTGCCGGGCCATTTGTGCTGCTCATACTGCCACTCTGTTTGCTCTTGCAGCTCTCCCAGTTGTGACGTGGCAATACCCGATTACGAACTGCCTCAACAGTACACTCATGCCGTTGTCAAAAGCAGAGAAGTTACAGAGGATCAAAGACTGACGATTAGAGATACTCTGTACAGGTACAAGCTCAGCTTAGTCCAGAACATGCCTCTGTACACTAACAGCAGCGACTGCACTGGTTTTAGTAACGAGCTGATAGACTGTGTTCTTGAGCGCTGCACAGATATATTTGATCTCCCATTCATAATGGACAACCTACCGGTGTTCAGTAAAAGGCACGGACAGGAAATTCTCAGCATTATTTTTAATGTCTTTGGGGATTTTGAATACACTGAAGTTGATCTGCCTGTGGAGGAAACTATGGTGCCAGACCAAGACTACACAGGTTActttgactctgactctgatGCAAACGCCTTGTCCCAATGGAGCAGTCTAGAATCCGGGGTGTCACAGTTGAGTACAGACTGA